The genomic segment GTGTCTGCGAACACGATTACACCTTGTTTACAGCTGAGAGACTACGACCACGCTATCATGTACGTTCCTGTCCACACCTCAATGCAATGTTTGAGACACCAGGTACCAATACGCGTTTCTGTCTTTGCGAGGTTTAGCTATGCACCCGGCACTCTCACATCTCAGGTTGTCCCGACAATGCCTTCATGACATCCACGGTTAGCTGCACAGCAGAGTGCTCTACTCACGCGCACTTAAAACAATTAACACCCTATGTGCTAGCATATGCCCATATTCGTTCTCGCTGAAACCAGAGCGTTGTCAGAGGAGTGCGAAATGCGTTCAGCTAAAACTCCCTTTCGCTATCATGGGACGCTAGCGAATCAATAACCTGTAGAGCATCGATCACAACAGTGTCCTCAATTTACCTTGTTTCTACAGCATGAGGTAGCCATTGCTTCCAATGAATGAGGATGCGCTGAGCACCAGCTGACACGAAAGCTTGGGCCAAGGTGCTTCCACTTTCGTTTCGCATTGCATGCGCTTAAAATGGACTCCTATTCGTGAATAATGGCAGTAGAGAGCTTCTTTGAACTAAATGTTTGACAATCCATTACACTCACAGGCGACAGTACTAAGGCGACACAAATACTCAGACAAAAATGACAGCTAGAAGCTAGGGAGACCGTATGCACGAGGCTCGATCGACGCCGCCATCTTGAAACGTTGCGCTGCTGGCACGGCTCAAGGCTTGACGTCTACAAGCGATAGGCAAAGGCTTCTCACATGTGGTACGGTGTCAGTGTAGATGCGCACAAAAACGTGAGTACGAAAAAAAGAGTACGCATAGTGCCGTTTTTTCCTTCCCGTGGTCTTGTGCACTTCTACCCTGAGAGCCTGCCATCAATGCATTCCCAGTTTCCAGCTCACTCAAATTAGTACCCCATCTGTCTGAGTACATCTCTCTAAAGTTGAGTTGAAGATCTTAAAGGCTGAGCCGCCGAGAGCACAGCAATGCACTCATTCGCGTGCGCAGAGCTGCACCAGGGTCAGAAATTCAGCGCGATCCAATGCGCCATTTCGACAGCACTGATAGCATTCCGACACGAGCTCTGTATCATTGCAATAGCGTACCAAAATAAAACAGCATACCATGTCAATAAAGAAATTGCGTACTGAATGCGACAGTAAAGCCCATGCAGTTTGAGAACAATTTAAAACGGCCGTTAAGTTAATATTCTAGAAGGCACATCATTTGCTGATTCTATGGTTGCTGCTAAACGTTTTGTCTTATTAGGGCGCTGTGGATGaatgacacaaaaagaaaaaaatgggtcTATGTGGAACCACGACTGTGCTTTCCGTTACATCGACTAATATCCGCTCGCTTCCCTCCTAATTTGAGTCAGTCATGGCCAACGATTGCTGCGCCCCAGTGGCCTCTCGTAGCCTTTGCGCGACGCCCACTTTGTTGTTAGTCAAGCATTTTCGCAATATGGCGGCCCCTATTGAGCGATAAGTACTGCACCAGCCTCTGAGACTTCAAACGTGCGCGATAATCTCGGGGGGCAATGGTAAGGCGACAAGTCGGCATCCTTGCGCCTTCGCAAGGTGGCGGCTCACGCCGAGCGTAAGGACAGGGCCCCGATATCTCCGACGGGTgcggtgatctcggaggccacgacaAAGCGTTGCCTATCCACACTTTTCTTCATGGCAGCCTCATCACAACAACAGGGAGATGGCCAGCACGGCCGACGAGACGCCCAGGACGACCAGGCTGGACGCCGACACGGAGAAAGCCGAGCTGCACTTGCGGCTGTCGAACTTGTGGCACGTGTTGCGCACGGACTTCTGGGTCGACGACTCGATGAACTTGAGCGCGTACTTGCCGGCCGAGTCGCCGCAGCTGTGCCGCACGTTCTTCATGTAGCAGTCGATGTAACTCGACAACTTACTGCGAGGGAGAGGAGAAAGAGCCGGGAGAGGAGGTTGAGGGAGCTTACGGAGAACAACAGCTCGCGGCACACCTGCCCCGAAGCGCAACGTTACTACCTGAACGAGAGCAAGAAACAAACCCACCCGTGTCCTGCGTTAACTTACTAACGACCTGTTGGTTCGCTGATGCACGGGCTTTTATTAGGTCTGTGTGTGCATGCAATAGCTGCCAGGCCGGCTGTGCGAAACACAGCTATAACTTCGGAGGGAGCTCCTCTATCAATATAAACGTAAGGAGTAAAATGCTCTCACCTGAGCAACGCTGAACCGATGTTAATGCAGGTCGCTGCATTTAAAACTGACTCGCGAgaattgccaaaaaaaaaaaccaacattATTTTAAGAATGCAACATACGGAATTTGCAGCTCACAATCCTAGCTTTGCAACAGCAAAGACAGAGCGAAGACGAAGTAAAAGTGGATTCTGTTATAGGCGCGTCTGAAGCTGAACAAATTGCTACATTGTGTGCCGCTCTGAAATATATTATTATAATTTGTGAAAAACACTTTTCGCAAAGTTTAAGCAGTATGTTCACGATTTCCTTTAACCCGCGAGCATGCTACATTAGTCCACTTAACACACTCTTAGAGAATGTATTTCTGAGATTTGTTTTCGGAGCGAAGTTCTTGGAGATCAATACTTGTTGCTACGATTTTTAAGAATAATATCAATTGTCAGCCGTCTTTTTGGAAAGATCTCCCGACACAAAATCCTGCTTTAAGCCGTAGGTCGCTGGGAATTCAAATTATATCTGAAAGCGGGGATGGAAGCGACCAAggaagttttggagcagctctgggagcagcaaattcGGCACTAGGAGCAGGTTTGGAGCATGAATTGTCCATTCTGGAGCAGTGAATACgcgttttggagcagcttggtaaaggttaatatgagtgaaatacaggcatatgaagaaGAGGTATTCCTTATTTGATtttgcatatatacatatatatatatatttggttaCGGCAggtcagttctgtggaagcccgcaaaGCAAGCAGAATTCATGACAGGGAAAAAGTGCCATCCACCTGACTGTAGAATGAAGCTACAAATGAAACACATACACGTTTCTCCGAAATCCCCATGAATTTACATACAGGATGTGCCAACTAAATGTGCCCAAGAAAAAGAATAACCGAAGGCTTTCGGTGAACAGTGTCCACACTATGTTGATAGCCCTGTGTTAAAGCTAATCAATACGTTTTtcttcattgtgaacaagcaaGTAATATTTAATTTTAATGAACTAACACTTGTTACCTTACTTATTCAATAAGTTgtcaatgcgaaggttgtggaatgCGTCCAGAAATGAGCCATAAAAGTCTATCAGCGACTTAGGTCTTGTGCGGTccttatctctttttttttttttcagaaaataaaTGTGCAAGCAAAGGACTGcgaattttctttccttcttttttcctttttgtaaATGCACGTGACAACGAGTCCCTGCACCAGTAATAATAATTGCTCTCAGCCACAAACATCGTCATCAGTGCACTGTGTGTATTACGAACCTGCAAACGTGGGCCACGGTCTCGTAACCGTTCGCAAGGCGAACCGTTACAAGACGGTGGcctcggcaaagtgaagcgaacaatgcgTACATTGAGTCACACATACAACGTGCAGAACAGCGTtcgtttcaatgaagaacaagcagaaaacaagcaTTCGAACCATATGATAGATCACAAGGCGCTCCTGATGACAATGCGAAGCACGCAGCGCTCCTCGCATACGTTTCcctgtaaatattactgttgcgcACGGCGACGGCAGCCTAccacgtggggagtgacgtctaTAGCCTTTAGTTTATACTATAACCAGCCTAgtaactgatttcaatgttgttgcagtaccgctatgggcggcggcgtgctgtcaaaattgtcattactcccattactctaaattaccgtTACTGCCGTTGCTTTCAAGGATCAGAACATTGCGTACCCCACCCTCAGCCgttgcagtggtggttttcaacaccTTCGCTGGACGTACAGTTTCGTAGGGCCGAGATGGCGAatcagtctttttctttctttttctgacggGCGCGGACACGAAAAGTACCGACCACCAAGAGGCTAACAGCTTAATGCAACGAACGTTGCATAAAGGAACGCGCCGTATGTAAGGAACTGTATATGAGCATGCATGGCGCAGCACGAGGGATGCGTTTTGCCATGTCTGACCATACTTGAACCCCTATATCGTTACAATCGACACTGTGTCTGATTTCATATACGTTCATATATGACCATATTTAGAACAGATACGCGGGCCACATATGGCCCGTATTTGAATTTTCTTTAATGGGGGCTGCAGCGTCGAGGACTCACCAACAGAGTCCCTTCTTCTCTCTGTCCGACTTGTGCTTGTGGTCGACGCCGAACGCATGCTCCAGGGCGCTGAACTCTGActtctttttgccgcaggcgccGCTAGAGTCTGCCAGCTTCTGAAAGCAGCTCAGGTACTTGATGAGGCCTGCGAACATCGTGGCGAGAACAAGGAATGTCGGCACTCCTCCAGGCAATTGTGTCCTCTCATCTTTGGGTAATGGACCGACCAAccgaatacataaaaaaaaattaagtggcgATTtggcggtaaatgcgagagaaagaCGTGAGCATTACGTCTCCGAGCCATGATTTAAACCGATTTCAGCACATTGCAAAGTGTCGTTCAGGAGATCACTCGAcatgcatttcctgcaattcacacactgtaaacggaaataaacCCACCCGGGAGTTCTtaacaggtgatgtgccctaaaacctcaaCATCCTTGAATATTTACTCTGATGTATGGGAGCAATACAAcgccattccctcgtttcactccgttgGCTATAGCTAGGGGaggattaaggcgacatgacgcgattttactccgcttcaaaATCTTGTTTTCCTGTGAAAACTCCGCACAGAGAGTTTTAGAAAACTCCCCCCGCcgaaacaggttggtcacgtggcggtTCCCATGAGCCTGTGCGTCGTGCCAGCGACCAGCCACGTtcggcggagtcggcagtgctcatggctggcggtttgtttacgtctgtgaagcgGCGTTCCGTGACAGGTTTTCGTCGATTTGTTTCCCGTGTTTcattccagaaagtgttataggcgtGCCTGAAGCTAACTGTATCTCAGTTTCAAGTACGTTAGCTGAAACTGCTTTGCTGACAACGGTAATGGAAGATGAACGTTTTCAGGTGCGGAAAAAGGATTAGGTGCACCTCAAAGCTGCGCATTGACTCATGATGTCGGCTCAGGtttctgactgtgttttcgtgctgcgcgACTGcggcttgtgttcttcagtacgtaaAATGCGACATTTTTGTTCTTgtgagtacatgctgacaacgtccgggCTAATGTTTGCAAGGACCGCgcagcaatggcaacagcagccactgttcgagcgacgacgtccgtACTAGTTGCACATGAATGGCATATTCAAAGTTCGTTccgtgctgtgttgccagtgagaaagaccgcaGTGCAAGgaactgtttttatgtatgtgtgaacggatatcctcgcccagGAAAAACAGTAGGACttaagtatgcgtactgtaaatGAAACTTCTTACTGAGCGATGTGAATGGAACTGTTATCGCGAACTTCTGTTTTgttcacgtcgttgcttccgataGTGCATTAACATTATGCTCTATCTTAGACACTGATTTAGAAGCATACCAGCTGTCTCCGAGTGTGAGGATTCgttcgacagatcagcgatgcaGCTCCTTTTCACAACCGAGAGACATTGCTTGGACATTGAGCAAGTAGTGCGGTACAAAAAATGTATGACTACGCACTTTTCGATCTTGCGTCAGCTGCTGCGGCTCATGCTCACACGTAATAaattcttgctacgctaccactatttcGCATTAATTTTGCCATGAAGCACACGCACttccatttttcttgcttaccgtacgtaacgcactactttttgatCGCGAACGcgggcagtgtgcgaagtcgcttcagcacacACAGAATGGCatgctaaatttgaaaaaaattctgtcattaactttttttttctcactattctgaattaacagttttgtgttgcttaaggtttTCTGTTACTTTCATAGAGGCAGGTCACGTATCAGCGAGCgcgagtcgtaattctgaaaacagtaCAGCTGCTCACTAGGCGGCTTCGAGGCACACAGCATCATGGCTATATATAATGGCAGCGTTGCTTCTTGTGTGTCGCGTGTACGTTGGACGTTTTTTAAGGTTCTGCATTGAGCGCCTCTCAAGTGTTTATCTATGTCATTATATATGTGGTTCCATTGACTTGTTTCGTTGAATGTGACGCGGTCTTGTGTGTATATCTCGAAATTTGActagcagcctctgcatgtaaaaaTCTTCGTGCAAACTGACCCGATGCCTCTTTCTATTCTCCCGTTGAACCTCGAAAAAACTGCGCCCAGtgcaaagtaaataaataaataaataaactcccATGGTTCCAAGCAAAAATTCCGCTCGAACGGAGTAAAatttctactccgatcatacggagcataataaactcccaaCCGGGGGGTCGCTGGAGGACAAGCGTTATACTCCCCCCTGGGAGTTATTTCCTTTTACAGTGCATATCAGTGGTATATTTGAGTGTCACGTATAATacgtcaattttgtccgctttagatgcactattagacgCAATTGACAGATTTGCGATATCGTTTTCATTGCTgggttagagagttgtaaactttctATCTGTGTTAAAATATTGACGTCCTATATAAAGGGTCATATTCCAGCAGTCACGttaactttttatttttattgcaacaagcaagtttggtgcagtggatgCGGAGAAGAACGATATCTCGTTTACCATGCATTTAGGTAGGAGCCTCcggctgaagcttcctcttactGTCTCATTAAGCACAGGTGCCTTGCATAAGCCCTCTTCATCCCACGCCTCCAAGTTTACTATTTTCATCACACCGCCTAAGCCTCTGCCGTCCCCGACTGCGTCTGTTCTCTGTTCCCAACCTTCACCAGTTGCTCGTACACGCCGTACAAGATACGCAATCATGTCGAACCAAGCTAACCTTCCAGGATATCCtcgctcgtttctttttctttctaaagTTATAGGGTTCCTCAACGCAATGTAGAGCTTAAAACAATCGAGCACGGTGAGAATGTGTTGCGTCTCTCAGCTACTGTCTTTGTTAATAAAGGCGACGAATGACGCTTGAAGCCGTCATTTAAAGGCTTGTCCATCCCTCTCCTTTTACAGTGTATACTGCTGTGACAATCAATTCCCTTATTATTCCATTCTGATGCTCTAAATACACCACTTGTTCTTTTCTCTACGCATTACGTGACTCACCCTACTGCACACATTTATCTCAATGAAAACACCGCTTCTCCCCTCTCTCGTGTTTGTTTCCTATTCCACACTGCCCTCTTGCTGAACATTTccagcttgttttttttcttcgtcgttCGCTGCGGGATTATTAGTTTCTTCTCCAGTTTCTGTGTTGTACATCAAGCCATTTAGCTGACTGTTACAGCAGTCAGCAAAATTATGAAACATGGCTACACGGCTATCTGCTGCAGTGACTGCGTTTTCTTTGGGGCTAGCTCGACATACGCGGCTCAACGGAAAGCTGCGGGTGTCAGCTCCATCACGCGCAAGGCTTTCTACTTCAGGCGGAGCTGAAAGGGTAAAAAGAAAGTCATGCACCCCGGAGCAGAACGAAGCTACAAACGAAAGCCATTTGTGTTTCGTAGAAAGAAGGCATCGTCGCCGTTGGATTGGATTGTaacaaactttatttgtgcctgcagttgggtgctcgcgcgccccgacgagggcctacgtcatctatgAGGTTGCCGTTAAGAAGAATTTGTTACGCACAATTTGTTGGTGGGCTATTGGTTCGACACGTTGAAGCAGCGTCGTGTAGAAGGAAAATGACACAAGTACGCAAAACGAACGCTGTGAGCACTTGGCAGATCTAACAAGAAAGAACAAAACGATTTTCAACTGCAAGACATTCTTCCTGAGAAATGTGTCTGGGTTTCTCTTGTATATCGTCGGGTGAACGACTGTCTTTCCGTTTCATTAACTTTTCTAGGAACGGTTTGCACATTCAGTCGAAGATTATTGAGATAATAAAGGAGCAAGATTACAATTACCAATAAAATTGCTACTAAGAACAGTAACAATTACAATAGAAAGACAAATTAAGTCCACATGAACAATTGTACCCATTGGTGCGAAGTTCCTGGGCCTTTGTATAGTCTGGAAGTGTTCTTACTGGGGGCTACTTTCTTGTATCTTGCACTAAAGAAAATGATAACTTTCCGTGACTCTCAAAATGATGTTTAATACGCCCTCAAACTTCTCACGAAAGTTTCCGAAATTTGCCGAAAATCGCATGGGGAGACGCGGTGAACTCTCTCTTGCGATGCTAAGTTGCATAACTGTACCTGATTTTGTTGGGAAACTTCAATGTCTTAAGCACAGTCGTTTGTTCAAATTAATTTCCCATATTGAAGGAAACTTTTGTAAGCCACACCTGAG from the Dermacentor variabilis isolate Ectoservices chromosome 9, ASM5094787v1, whole genome shotgun sequence genome contains:
- the LOC142557600 gene encoding uncharacterized protein LOC142557600 gives rise to the protein MATKPMVVSVVTLVMVAAMLLVCAPRDAAADSSGLIKYLSCFQKLADSSGACGKKKSEFSALEHAFGVDHKHKSDREKKGLCCKLSSYIDCYMKNVRHSCGDSAGKYALKFIESSTQKSVRNTCHKFDSRKCSSAFSVSASSLVVLGVSSAVLAISLLL